TGAGAACCTGGTGCCTGTTCATGTGGCACCACAGGTTTTTCTCTGTAGCAATTTGAATTATGCATAAAATACAGTGAATTCAGCTGCAACTAGGTATATCTGTCACTTGGCAACTAATAGGGATCCTGTGAGTCACTGCTGTGGGTATTCTCATTTTGTatctatttcttattttctgagTGAAGTTTGGTTTCAAAATGTTCCAACTAAATGCTTTATATTTGCAGGATCAAATCTCAAATTCCTCGCTGATGTCGTCTTGGAGGGGTTTTCAGGTAGGCTTGACATAAAATTTGGTTACATGGAAAGATGAGTAATAATGAAGATTGTGATTGGAAGAGaagtcaaataaaataaatatgtaatgTGCCCATGTGAGGTTCTGTTGCTATCCACTATCTAAGTCAGCAAAGCTGATCTTAAGCACAAAGCAAAGATGAAGAAAGTTTCTATTTCAGCAAGGTCTGCAGGGAATGAGAATCTTGAAATCAAGGAATATTATACTAAATTCTACAATTTTAAGGTCTAGCCTCTGCCTTCACTTGGGTTTATAGCAACTCAGAGACATGTCATGTTCTAAAACCtttgatttaaagaaaaacaatgaagTATTTGGGATCTCCAGCTTGTTCTCATAATTTCCTTTGGCAAGTCCAAGTGggataaaataaatacataaaacataAAAGCCTTGATTAATaagatgagaaggaaaaaggagtaTTTTGGTTACAGGAGATGGTTTTAGCTTCTCTTGGTTTAAATTAGTCTTCAGGAATGCAGAGACATGACTACAGCACCAGTCtggttggtttttggggtgccaggagTGCAGTGTGCAGGGGAACCTGTGAGAGGTGCTGAATTCAGTCAGggcattattttgttttgttttattttgcagaagatGATTTTATTCTGAATCTCTGCTCTGTCTCTTCTCTCCAGTGCAGCGGGAGGCGCAACTGGACTGCGGCGAGAGACCTGCAGAGATACAGAAACCATTACCCAGTACGTGCTCTGGGGCTCCTCTCCACTTCTGCCTTCAGGAGCACTTCTAGATTTGGGAGCCTTTTGTCTTTGCATTTACAGCTCAGCACCTTCCAAGGATTCATTTGTGAGGGGGAAGGGATGATGTGCGTGTGGGTGCATCAAGAACAAGGTGCTACTTTTCCTGAAGCACGTTTTGAAGATGTAGCTTGAAATGTGCAGGGGATGTGAGGGAAAGCAAGAAGTGTTGGAGTGATTACTGCCTTTTAAAAGGTTGCTGCTTGTTCATTTCTTGTTCTCATCTCCAGGatttgaaagaaacagagaatgAGGAAGAAGAGATGAGGAACTTAAGCTTTTATAAAAATGAGATTGCTTTTGTGCCCCACGGTGAGTACCTTGAGTGGTGGCTGTTTGATgccatctgctgcagctggttGTTGAAAGATTAGTTTCATCCATAAAAActaaaccaaccaaccaaccaaaactacaacccaaaccaaacaaaaactcaCCAAGAATgtccattttaaaatgttctgctcTATTTTCCATAATACTCTGGTGAAGGTATTTTTCTGGCTGATTGTCTGGTTGGAGAAGCTAATGCCTGTGTGTAAATATCTGGGTCTGGGTAGGGAGCTGTGTGGAGTGACTGACTGGctaactttaattttaatttgatgtCATTTCTTGCCTGACCTTTTCCTTGCAGGTGTGTTTATTGAAACTCTGCTTTCATCTTGGGGGGACAAATATGAAACACTGGAAGAAAACCATTCTTACATACAATGGTAAATTATCTGCATGAACACAGTGCCTCTAGTTGTGCCTCTTTTAAGTGTCAGGTGGATGTGTGTCCTTGATTTCACACAAGACCCAGAATTAGTTAATTTAGTTAATTGAGTTACATTCCTCAGGAAGCAAAGCACTGGAACTCCTGAAAATACAGGTTTCCAGTGCAGCTGTTGCAATAGATCTCAGCCATTTGTGGTCTTGGAGCACAAATTTAAGACAGAGAGATTCACATAAGCAAAGTTTTTTGTTCTTGGTGTAGACAATACTTTTATGGGAGGGATTTATGGAAAATTACTTCTGTGTCCATAAGGATGAGAATTCTCCAAGAGATGCCTGTGGTATCACAAGTTTTGGGATCTTTCTTTGGTTCTAACAAGTTGGGTACCCCAGGTTGGATGTCATCTTTGCTCATCTGGcctgaaaatttcttttccttcaggctgTTCCCTTTACGTGAACGTGGCATGAACTTCTGTGCCAAGCCACTCACCTGTCAAGAAATCCAGGTATTTGTTTTAatcttttgtctcttttctttgAGATTGAAGTATGTTAGGATTTCCCCTAGATACCTTATATTTGAAGTTCACAGTGAAGCATTTGCTTGTCTTGTGTCAGCAAACAAGATGCTTAGTGATACAATCAACTCTGGTTTAGAATTCAGGTGCCACCTAATCTGGTGCAGGTAATTAGGGAGTTGCACCTTTTAATAATTGCTGTGTCTTGTGTTTAGGCCTTTAGGAAGTCCAAGGAAGTTATGGACAGGTTTATCCGTGCTTACAAGCTCATGCTGGGGTTTTATGGAATCAACCTGGTCAATGAAGAAACTGGAGAACTTGAGAGAGCAGAGAATTGGCGTGAACGATTTGAAAACTTGAACAGGTGAGTGTGTTGATGCTGTTGAGCAATTACTGCAGCCAGGCATTTctttgaaggggaaaataatttcagtgccTAGGAAATTCTCAGCCATTGAGGAATGGATACTTCTGGTGATGTTATTagtgaaagtatttttaactttattcTGTTAAATTACAAAATAGAAGTCTTTCCATATTGTTCCCTGATTGTTTATGAAGCATCTCCTAATGTGTGTAAAATGCTTTGAGTCCTTGTTTGAAACGTGCTCTGCAATGGTCTGGTTCTATATTAATGCAGGTTTTGTGGAGTAAGTAATGACCCTTCCTGGTGATACTAACCTCTTGAAAGGAGTGGGCAtaatcacaaaagaaaaaacagcttgAAATCTGTCAGCTGTTAGAAAGGAAGAACCAGTGTTGTCTAGCTTAAGTCCTGAGGTTTTGGCAGCATCCTTTCATGCCTGTATTCTCAATACCACAGGCTTACCCTATAGTGTCTCTGTCAGGGGCAGGACTTGTGTGTCTGTCCCAGCATGGTGGTTTTTATCTACTGGTGGCTTATTCAGAAAGCCAAAACCTTTCCAAGCAGCTGAGATGATGAATCCTGTCAGCCTGGGGAGAGTTagaaaggagctgctgaaggcaaacagcagcaatGATGCTTAAGCCCACCTGTGCTTCCATTTGCATTGTCAAATAGTCTTTAATGGCTCACAGTCAAATGATAAAACATTTTGCAGATGCCCCAGAGGTTCACAGTGACTTGTAAGACTTTCCCTTGACAGCTTTGCTTACCTGTTTCCTTCAGGTTCAGCCACAACAATTTGAGGATTACTCGCATCCTGAAGTGCCTGGGGGAGATGGGATATGAAGACTATCAAGTGCACTTGGTGAAGTTTTTCCTCACAGAAACTCTTGTCGAGGAGACATTACCAAATGTCAAGAGAAGTGCCTTGGATTACTTCCTGTTCACTGTCAGAAgcaaagagaagaggagagaacTCGTCCACTACGCTTGGCAACACTTCAAACCTCAGAGCAGCTTTGTGTGGGGGCCTCGTGACAAACTCCAAAAGTACAGACCCTGCTCTGCcaagccacagctgctccaaaGGCCTGAGGATAAACAGGACGCTCCATGTCAAAAATGTGGTGATTCTGTGGAGAAGGATCAGAGCCAGTCTCTAGAGGTGGAACAGAAAGCTGGAGATGCTGAGAAGTTGCAGCCTGAAATGTGTGATGAACATGTAGAGGAGAAGATAAGCAAATGTGTTTTGAAGGTAGGAGATgatgaagaggagaaagaagccTCATTTGCccagctggaggaaaaggatttaaaaagtGAAGCTGAAGAAGGGCAGGGTGCTGCAGAGAATGACTGCACAAAGGAGagcaagaagagaaaactgaatGCAAGTTTGGCAGATGCTAAAGGGGATGGATCATTGAAAAACTCTGCTGATATTGAAAACATTTCCCATAATCTGGGAGAGTGTGCAATTGATGCAGAGATCCCCTCCTCTGACCCAGTCTCCCAGGCAGAAGAGAATCAGGAAGCACTGAGGGAAGATGACTCAAGCACCAAAGATCCAGTGGCACCAGAGACCACGGATGCAGCTGTGAAACGCAGGAAAGTTGATAAAAAATCATTGAGAGGCAAACCAGTCAACTTGGCCATAAACCTGAGCATGGGGCCCTCAGCCTCTGGTGCCAAGGCAAATCCATCTGCTGCTAATggtgaggctggaaaagaaaatgacagtgaggaaaatgcagctgtggAAGTGCCAAGTGAGAAGGGGGGTGGTGTTGGTGATGCAGATGGTGGGGAGCTGAGATCCCCCAGGACTGGCTGCACCACTCCAGTCAAGGATGGCTGCAAGTCAGGTGGAGATCAAGACTCTGCAGGGGGTGATCAGCACCACTGCAACAGCAAACTCCTGGGGGATAAAGGTGAACTAGATGGGCTAGGACAGCAGGAAAAGGCAGGTGAAAAAGGACAAGCAGAAGACACAGATAAGAAGCAAGCTCCAGAGAGTCATGAGCAGAGTGTGACACCCACTTGTCCTGAAGAAAACAGTGCTGAGGTCCCACCAGAAAAAGGTGAAGGCTCTGGGgatgcagcagagcctggtggagagcagggagcagcagagtgaGAGCAGCACGGCGAGCGCCCGAGCCAGCGGAgatggcactgccctggctgctgggagccagcttTGCTGGCTTGGAGAACTCAATAAACTTCCTTTGGGATGATCCAGCTGGCCCCTGTCTCACTTTCACTCTTCCATGGGTTTTTTCATCATCTAGTAAACTCACTGAGATCCAGCTCTAAAGAGGAAGACTTTTCATTTATTCATCGTCATGGACAGGCCGTGTCCTGTTCCTGGGGTTTCTGTGATGTTCAGGGCTATCTTGGAGGAACGGGGATTTTTGCACTTTGCTTTGATTCTGGTTATGTCCCTactggaagagaagaggaaaactGATCTGTCTCCTTGTTTGAATTACTTAACTATTTATTAAAGACATGATTTTTAATGTAAGACAGCATGACCTAATTTGCCAGGCCTTTCTACTACtgtgtgattttgttttttgtgaaaGGCTGTACCTTACCAGGAGTTTTTTTCCTGGCAAAAGTGCTGTTTCTCTAAAAGAGATGAGTATATGGATTTCACATGATGTCAGTGTAGTTGCCTCTCCTCTGGTAAGGAAAATAGGTTTGGCTTTAGACTGGGATAAAAACTGTAGCCAAAATGTGTCTCTGACCAGTAGGAACCTTTGTGTAGAGATTCTGTTCTCTTGAGGTGCAAAGTGCTGAgtaattatttctctttatcCCCACAGAGGTTGCTTTGTAGTTCTTTTTAGAGTTAAGGCTACAAATTGCCTACTGAGAGTTTAAGAGACAAAGCTCCCAAGTTTTGCATAAAACTGTTTagagctgctcttccccagGTTTACCCACCACTTCTAGACCCTTTATAGTCTTCCACAGATTTTTGTGTCCATGACTGTTTCAAAGGCCCTCATCTCTCAGTTGCCAAAACAGCACAAATATTTCccagtgcatttttttcagcctttgctggTAATTTGCAGTGGTCTGAAGGAGCCCTTTCCTGCAGGCCCATGGCATGAGGTTTGATGTGTCAGATCCAACTCATTTCCTACTTAGGGCAGGGTTGCTTTGCCTTTAATGTCAGCTAGTTCCAGTGCAGCATGTCTGGAAACCACTGGGCTTTGTGGGGCAGTTAATTGAAATGTTAATTGGAGAGGCTATGCTTGTCTGGTTCATTTATTTCCAGCCCTCAAGAATTCACTTTCAGACCTTGCCAGCTCTTTGCCTGCCTTAGTGTTCCTGACCTCCCTgtcagctgctctgccacactTACACGATATTCCACCAAGTCTGAAGGAGCATTAAAACAGTTTAGCACCTTCACTCCTGAGAATTTGCAACAGAGGATCTGTTTcatgaaacagaagaaattgtTTCCAGCAGCCTGAAGGTCTGGACTTTGCTCAGGTTGTTTGGGTTGATTTTGAGGTTCTTTGGTGCTGTTTGGTTTGTGCAGGAGATGGCCAGAGAGCACATGCAGCAGCTTGTGCAATgtcaatgtttttttttctctgccacaGCTCTTGAGTTTTATCTTTCAATGAATTTGAGGGGTGATTTACCTTCCCAGACTGTAGGTTCTCATCCAGCATGCCACATGTGTGTGGGAATAAAAGTCTGCAAGCTTAACATCTGATGTTCATGGTCTCTGAAAAAAGgctttaatgtttttaaaatacttctttctTCATAAGAACAGATGGGTTAAATAGCTGATAAAAACACACTTAACTACAGGTATAAATACTTGAAGATGTTGAGTGAGAATTCTTTCCTAACAGATTCCTAAGAATTATTAATTGTGGCTTTTGTACAGATTTATAgtcattttcttatttaatgaGATTTTCATTGTGAATATGTGCTCAGTTGGGGCATAGATCCTCTATCTTGTTAtagtggggtttgtttttgtgtttaatGGGATTTCACTGTGAGCCTCAGCCTGGAGTGAGTGCTCAAACCAAGcccttccctgtcctgccaggTTTAGTTTTGGCTGTAGGTGTGTGTGGTGAGTTCACAAGGTGTTTCCAAGCACTCAGACTGTATCACAGAGTGTTATGTTAATTCCCCTATTAAAGCATGACTTTAATGCATATCAGTTTCCACTTacattttttcatctttgatGGTAAGATATGACCATGTACTTACCCACACCCTGGAGCCATGAGCTGTTGCTTGGTTCCCTCCAACAAgtagagctctgctgggctcaccATGGCACACACCTGTTTCTTCTGTGTGGAGGTGATGCCCAGTCTTCCTCCACCTCTAAAACATGCCCAGTGACTGTTTTTGGGGAAAAgacctctccagcctggctttgaacacaTCCAGAGATGGGGTGTCTGGATGTTTCAGAATATTTTGTATTGCTTTTGCAGCTTTCCTCCCACAGCTGGTGTGCTCTCAGAGCAAACCAGGACTCTGCTTTGAGCATCCCCTGGGGCTCcaggcagcctggctgtgggagcTTCAGTTcaaagtttgttttctcttgaagGTGAGCACTCCCAGGGCCCTTCCTCTGCTGGCCATGGACAGGgtcctcctgctgcagccccccaaGCCCTGGCTTGCTCTGGACAAGGTGTTCCTGAGGAATTTGGGTCTGCTTTGCCTTCCTTCCTGCCATCAAtgtggagggatggaggaggaggtacaagctgtgcagagctgctctccctcttGGGGTTTGAGGTGTGTAAGAAAGGATTCCAGTTACTCTGAAGACATCAGAAGCTTAGAGACACACATTTCCTTTCTGCCCCCAACTGCCAGTTCCATAGAATCTTGTGGGAACTTTGTAAATCTGAGTCCTTTGTCCCTCTGCCAAAGCTCTGGGAATactggctgctggggagctggaCAAACAAACACTGGGTGTAAAGATGTAAAGGGTGTAAAGATGCCAAGCTAAAATCAAACATTTCAGTTCCTAGGCTTTGATTTTCCGCTTGTGTTCCTAACCAGATGAGCTATGTCATTTCAGCCCTGAGGATGCTGGCCACTGTTCTCTACTTCTAAGCCCTGCTTTGGATGAAATTGTCTTTATTCAATAAAGGGAATCATGAAGCTTATTGCAGGAGATGCATCTTCATGGATCTATTGCCATTTGGGATCACCAGGCAGGGAACTGTCCTTTCTTTGcaatatttcaattatttctttGTGGCTTTGAGAAtgttcctcctttttccttcctccttgtATCTGTGATTGTCTGTTTTCTGACCAGCATTCATCACTTCTCAAGGAATCAGTGCTCTTCAGATCACCCTAAAAAAACACCGGATGTGAGCGACAAAGCATTAAGTGCATTTCTCTGTAGTGACTGTGCACTGTTACAGGTTTGTTAATGTCCCTGCTGGAGTTGGGTGGCCTCAGGCCAAAAGATCACCCTGTGTTGCTTTTTAGTGTCCAGCACAGAGGTGGTGATGGGCTTTGGGTGAGACCTAAGGAACAGCTTTGTATTTGCAGCTGGAGTAACCTAGTTCTGCTCCTGTGTCCCAGTGCAGCCCTTCCacaggctcctggagcaggaggctggggctgcccggCAGGGCAGGAAcgag
Above is a genomic segment from Oenanthe melanoleuca isolate GR-GAL-2019-014 chromosome 20, OMel1.0, whole genome shotgun sequence containing:
- the OGFR gene encoding opioid growth factor receptor isoform X2; amino-acid sequence: MAAWPSQEDEAEDEANLWKYDSTWEGEEEDDEEEEDGGGGEPERAEAAEEQGRARSCWHRQDQISNSSLMSSWRGFQCSGRRNWTAARDLQRYRNHYPDLKETENEEEEMRNLSFYKNEIAFVPHGVFIETLLSSWGDKYETLEENHSYIQWLFPLRERGMNFCAKPLTCQEIQAFRKSKEVMDRFIRAYKLMLGFYGINLVNEETGELERAENWRERFENLNRFSHNNLRITRILKCLGEMGYEDYQVHLVKFFLTETLVEETLPNVKRSALDYFLFTVRSKEKRRELVHYAWQHFKPQSSFVWGPRDKLQKYRPCSAKPQLLQRPEDKQDAPCQKCGDSVEKDQSQSLEVEQKAGDAEKLQPEMCDEHVEEKISKCVLKVGDDEEEKEASFAQLEEKDLKSEAEEGQGAAENDCTKESKKRKLNASLADAKGDGSLKNSADIENISHNLGECAIDAEIPSSDPVSQAEENQEALREDDSSTKDPVAPETTDAAVKRRKVDKKSLRGKPVNLAINLSMGPSASGAKANPSAANGEAGKENDSEENAAVEVPSEKGGGVGDADGGELRSPRTGCTTPVKDGCKSGGDQDSAGGDQHHCNSKLLGDKGELDGLGQQEKAGEKGQAEDTDKKQAPESHEQSVTPTCPEENSAEVPPEKGEGSGDAAEPGGEQGAAE
- the OGFR gene encoding opioid growth factor receptor isoform X1, with amino-acid sequence MAAWPSQEDEAEDEANLWKYDSTWEGEEEDDEEEEDGGGGEPERAEAAEEQGRARSCWHRQLEWFSLFVKQLMSFFGIEDQISNSSLMSSWRGFQCSGRRNWTAARDLQRYRNHYPDLKETENEEEEMRNLSFYKNEIAFVPHGVFIETLLSSWGDKYETLEENHSYIQWLFPLRERGMNFCAKPLTCQEIQAFRKSKEVMDRFIRAYKLMLGFYGINLVNEETGELERAENWRERFENLNRFSHNNLRITRILKCLGEMGYEDYQVHLVKFFLTETLVEETLPNVKRSALDYFLFTVRSKEKRRELVHYAWQHFKPQSSFVWGPRDKLQKYRPCSAKPQLLQRPEDKQDAPCQKCGDSVEKDQSQSLEVEQKAGDAEKLQPEMCDEHVEEKISKCVLKVGDDEEEKEASFAQLEEKDLKSEAEEGQGAAENDCTKESKKRKLNASLADAKGDGSLKNSADIENISHNLGECAIDAEIPSSDPVSQAEENQEALREDDSSTKDPVAPETTDAAVKRRKVDKKSLRGKPVNLAINLSMGPSASGAKANPSAANGEAGKENDSEENAAVEVPSEKGGGVGDADGGELRSPRTGCTTPVKDGCKSGGDQDSAGGDQHHCNSKLLGDKGELDGLGQQEKAGEKGQAEDTDKKQAPESHEQSVTPTCPEENSAEVPPEKGEGSGDAAEPGGEQGAAE